A window of the Haloarcula litorea genome harbors these coding sequences:
- a CDS encoding isoaspartyl peptidase/L-asparaginase yields MFVIVHGGAGSAPDAPAGRQATLSEAAERARDAATPVEAVRTAVRPLEADPAFNAGVGGAVQSDGVVRTDAGLMTDDGTTGAACAMSHVAHALDVAHVVARETPHVLVAGERAVDLAAASGVETDADLLTDETRTRYEDADPPEGDAGDHLAWVRDHFAGTDTVGAVATDGDRLAAATSTAGRWFALAGRVGDVPQVGAGFYADERGGASATGEGEAIARFGLARRAVDLLDTYGPRQAAREAVAEFEDATGGRAGVIVADHAGHAGGEFNTEAMQTARAGDAD; encoded by the coding sequence ATGTTCGTCATCGTCCACGGCGGTGCCGGGAGCGCGCCCGACGCCCCGGCCGGCCGGCAGGCCACACTGAGCGAGGCGGCCGAGCGGGCACGAGACGCCGCGACGCCCGTCGAGGCCGTCCGGACGGCCGTCAGACCGCTCGAAGCGGACCCGGCGTTCAACGCCGGCGTCGGCGGGGCGGTCCAGAGCGACGGCGTCGTCCGCACGGACGCCGGGCTGATGACCGACGACGGGACGACCGGGGCGGCGTGTGCGATGTCTCACGTCGCACACGCGCTCGACGTCGCACACGTCGTCGCCCGCGAGACGCCCCACGTCCTCGTCGCCGGGGAGCGGGCCGTCGACCTCGCGGCCGCGAGCGGCGTCGAGACGGACGCGGACCTGCTGACCGACGAGACGCGCACACGGTACGAGGACGCGGACCCGCCCGAGGGCGACGCGGGCGACCACCTCGCGTGGGTGCGGGACCACTTCGCGGGCACCGACACCGTCGGAGCCGTCGCGACGGACGGCGACCGGCTGGCGGCGGCCACGTCGACGGCCGGTCGGTGGTTCGCGCTCGCCGGCCGGGTGGGAGACGTGCCGCAGGTGGGTGCGGGCTTCTACGCCGACGAGCGGGGCGGTGCCAGCGCCACCGGCGAGGGCGAGGCCATCGCCCGGTTCGGCCTCGCCCGCCGGGCCGTCGACCTGCTGGACACCTACGGCCCGCGACAGGCCGCGCGGGAGGCCGTCGCCGAGTTCGAGGACGCGACCGGGGGCCGCGCCGGCGTGATCGTCGCCGACCACGCCGGTCACGCCGGCGGCGAGTTCAACACCGAGGCGATGCAGACGGCGCGGGCCGGCGACGCGGACTGA
- a CDS encoding PAS domain S-box protein, with translation MRAAHLRCMLTTPSDTGGGGAGGLGRSDGDGTPVVTPGERWLRTDGSGGPVDRYRLLCERLGRHGVLALDTDGTVTDWSAGAARLLDYDRDRAAGLPLSALYPEDAADDHSERLLSRADADGEVVDEGWLVRADGSRFWGRTVVVALRANGTHRGYGLVLTDLSESPDKLREYGTVAVDGPLHLVGFAEPDGTVVEMNRTALEFAGVERGEVVGSPLWTTPWWADDDEARDRLRDAFETAAGGETVRYEAEAVGADGEAITVDLSLTPVTDDAGAVIGVVPEGRDVTERERVETALRERNRMFSTLVSNLPGVAYRCQNERGWPMSFVSDGCADLTGYDPAAIESGAVSWGEDVIHPDDREDVWDEVQRALDADERFTLTYRIRRADGEERWVWEQGTGVREDGDLVAIEGFITDVTDRRERQRRLEAVFDQTYQFTGLLDPDGTLLEANETALTFGGLDRDDVVGQPLWETPWLDGHPESRRQVRAAVERAADGEFVRRELSVRGRDRTATIDFSLRPIPGEDGHVELIVAEGRDITERVHRESQLATLNEVSRELTTAADRDAVCEVAVRAARETLGLELTAVDLYDADRGQLDRAARTDAATELVGDGFLLDPVDGEPWRVFAERDAAVVEEATLGTGESSARGSAVLLPLGEHGVLVAGTATTGEFTDTQVDLARVLSAHVETALDRIEREQRLQERTATLERKNERLNRLDRINAVMRDITTAFVGADSREDVLSVVCRKLAAAGPYTFAWIGRRDSVSREIRPAAAAGRGDGYLDAVTATVDDDTPAARALREGHRVAVEPGRSGPPFPAWEEAAIEREFRRLVAVPLGYDDATYGVLTVATDDADHLDEDEQAMLGELAETAGYAITAVERKAALMSERSVELKFTVGVPDSPLFRCAEAVGGRVELAGVLAGEEGPTRVFATVRDADPERVRSCLADEAAVGSVRHVAGDATESLFEWTVVGDALVDRVFDHGGAVQDVRADGDEGQVVVELPGDRSVREFVELFERRYPSARLDAQRERDRPVRTVQQLRADLLDRLTDRQLEAVETAYHSGFFEWPRDSTGEEVAEALDVSQPTFNRHLRASQRKLFELLLEDRQ, from the coding sequence ATGCGGGCCGCACACCTGCGGTGTATGCTGACGACGCCGAGCGACACCGGCGGAGGTGGGGCCGGGGGCCTCGGTCGATCCGACGGCGACGGGACGCCGGTCGTCACTCCGGGAGAGCGGTGGCTCCGGACGGACGGTTCGGGCGGGCCGGTGGACCGCTATCGGCTCCTCTGTGAGCGGCTCGGTCGCCACGGTGTCCTCGCCCTCGACACCGACGGGACGGTGACCGACTGGAGCGCGGGCGCGGCCCGACTGCTCGACTACGACCGGGACCGAGCAGCCGGTCTCCCCCTGTCGGCCCTCTACCCGGAGGACGCGGCCGACGACCACTCCGAGCGTCTGCTGTCGCGGGCCGACGCCGACGGCGAGGTGGTCGACGAGGGGTGGCTGGTGCGGGCGGACGGCTCGCGGTTCTGGGGGCGGACGGTCGTCGTCGCGCTCCGGGCGAACGGCACGCACCGGGGGTACGGTCTCGTGCTCACGGACCTCTCGGAGTCGCCGGACAAGCTCCGCGAGTACGGGACCGTCGCCGTCGATGGGCCGCTCCACCTCGTCGGCTTCGCCGAACCCGACGGCACCGTCGTCGAGATGAACAGGACGGCCCTCGAGTTCGCGGGCGTCGAGCGCGGCGAGGTGGTCGGCTCGCCCCTCTGGACGACGCCGTGGTGGGCCGACGACGACGAGGCGCGCGACCGGCTCCGGGACGCGTTCGAGACGGCCGCCGGCGGCGAGACGGTCCGGTACGAGGCCGAGGCGGTCGGTGCCGACGGCGAGGCGATCACCGTCGACCTCTCGCTGACGCCGGTCACCGACGACGCCGGGGCGGTGATCGGGGTCGTCCCGGAGGGCCGGGACGTGACCGAGCGCGAGCGCGTCGAGACGGCGCTCCGGGAGCGAAACCGGATGTTCTCGACGCTCGTGAGCAACCTCCCCGGGGTCGCCTACCGCTGTCAGAACGAGCGCGGCTGGCCGATGTCGTTCGTCAGCGACGGCTGTGCCGACCTGACGGGCTACGATCCGGCGGCGATCGAGTCCGGCGCGGTCTCGTGGGGCGAGGACGTCATCCACCCGGACGATCGGGAGGACGTGTGGGACGAGGTCCAGCGGGCGCTGGACGCCGACGAGCGGTTCACGCTCACCTACCGCATCCGCCGGGCGGACGGCGAGGAACGCTGGGTCTGGGAACAGGGGACCGGCGTCCGCGAGGACGGCGACCTGGTCGCAATCGAGGGGTTCATCACCGACGTGACCGATCGGCGGGAGCGCCAGCGCCGCCTCGAGGCGGTCTTCGACCAGACCTACCAGTTCACGGGGCTGCTCGACCCCGACGGCACTCTGCTGGAGGCCAACGAGACGGCCCTGACCTTCGGCGGTCTCGACCGCGACGACGTGGTGGGGCAACCGCTGTGGGAGACGCCCTGGCTCGACGGGCACCCGGAGAGCCGCCGGCAGGTCCGGGCGGCCGTCGAGCGGGCCGCCGACGGCGAGTTCGTCAGGCGGGAGCTGTCGGTCCGGGGCCGCGACCGCACCGCGACCATCGACTTCTCGCTGCGTCCCATCCCCGGCGAGGACGGCCACGTCGAACTGATCGTCGCCGAGGGGCGGGACATCACGGAACGCGTTCACCGCGAGTCGCAGCTGGCGACGCTCAACGAGGTCTCGCGGGAGCTGACGACGGCCGCCGACCGGGACGCCGTCTGCGAGGTGGCGGTCCGCGCGGCGCGCGAGACGCTGGGGCTCGAACTGACGGCCGTCGACCTGTACGACGCCGACCGCGGCCAGCTCGACCGCGCGGCCCGGACCGACGCGGCGACGGAACTGGTCGGCGACGGCTTCCTCCTCGACCCCGTCGACGGGGAGCCCTGGCGGGTGTTCGCCGAGCGCGACGCCGCGGTGGTCGAGGAGGCGACCCTCGGGACCGGCGAGTCGTCGGCGCGGGGCAGCGCCGTCCTGCTCCCGCTTGGGGAACACGGCGTGCTCGTGGCCGGCACGGCGACGACGGGCGAGTTCACCGACACGCAGGTCGACCTGGCGCGGGTCCTCTCGGCCCACGTCGAGACGGCGCTGGACCGCATCGAGCGCGAGCAGCGCCTCCAGGAGCGCACGGCGACCCTGGAACGGAAGAACGAGCGGCTGAACCGCCTCGACCGCATCAACGCCGTGATGCGCGACATCACGACCGCGTTCGTGGGCGCGGACTCCCGCGAGGACGTCCTCTCGGTCGTCTGCCGGAAACTGGCGGCGGCCGGTCCCTACACCTTCGCCTGGATCGGTCGACGGGACTCCGTCAGCCGCGAGATCCGCCCGGCGGCCGCCGCCGGCCGCGGGGACGGCTACCTCGACGCCGTCACGGCGACCGTCGACGACGACACGCCGGCCGCGCGGGCGCTCCGGGAGGGCCACAGAGTGGCCGTCGAGCCCGGTCGGAGCGGCCCGCCCTTCCCGGCCTGGGAGGAGGCGGCGATCGAGCGCGAGTTCCGGCGACTCGTCGCCGTCCCGCTGGGGTACGACGACGCGACCTACGGCGTCCTGACGGTGGCCACCGACGACGCCGACCACCTCGACGAGGACGAGCAGGCGATGCTGGGCGAACTCGCCGAGACGGCCGGCTACGCCATCACCGCCGTCGAGCGGAAGGCGGCGCTGATGAGCGAGCGGAGCGTCGAGCTGAAGTTCACCGTCGGGGTCCCGGACTCGCCGCTGTTCCGCTGTGCCGAGGCCGTCGGCGGCCGCGTCGAACTCGCTGGCGTCCTCGCCGGGGAGGAGGGTCCCACGCGCGTCTTCGCCACCGTCCGAGACGCCGACCCCGAGCGCGTCCGGTCGTGCCTGGCGGACGAGGCCGCGGTCGGGTCGGTCCGCCACGTCGCCGGCGACGCGACCGAGAGCCTCTTCGAGTGGACGGTCGTCGGCGACGCGCTCGTCGACCGGGTGTTCGACCACGGCGGGGCGGTTCAGGACGTCCGTGCGGACGGCGACGAGGGCCAGGTCGTCGTGGAACTCCCGGGCGACCGGAGCGTCCGGGAGTTCGTCGAGCTGTTCGAGCGGCGGTACCCGAGCGCTCGCCTCGACGCACAGCGGGAGCGCGACCGGCCCGTCAGAACCGTCCAGCAGCTCCGCGCGGACCTGCTGGACCGGCTCACCGACCGCCAGCTGGAGGCCGTCGAGACGGCCTACCACAGCGGGTTCTTCGAGTGGCCACGCGACAGCACCGGCGAGGAGGTGGCCGAGGCGCTCGACGTCTCCCAGCCGACGTTCAACAGGCACCTCCGCGCGAGCCAGCGGAAACTGTTCGAACTGCTCCTCGAGGACCGGCAGTGA
- a CDS encoding HIT family protein, with protein sequence MEQVFAPWRIEWVERDDGNSDVDCVFCAFRDGDADREHNVVARSDHAFVLLNNYPYNPGHAMVIPDEHTGDYGDLDSETLLDHARLKQRTFAALEAAMDPDGFNAGLNLGGAAAGGSIDDHLHTHVVPRWEGDTNFMPVVGDTKVIVEAVEDTYDRLHQAFAAQDGTTLDDEDAAVRVGAPPKGL encoded by the coding sequence ATGGAGCAGGTGTTCGCGCCGTGGCGCATCGAGTGGGTCGAACGCGACGACGGGAACTCCGACGTCGACTGCGTCTTCTGTGCCTTCCGCGACGGCGACGCCGACCGCGAACACAACGTCGTCGCCCGGAGCGACCACGCGTTCGTCCTCCTGAACAACTACCCGTACAACCCCGGTCACGCGATGGTCATCCCCGACGAGCACACCGGCGACTACGGCGACCTCGATAGCGAGACCTTACTGGACCACGCCCGGCTGAAACAGCGGACCTTCGCCGCGCTGGAGGCGGCGATGGACCCCGACGGCTTCAACGCCGGGCTGAACCTCGGCGGGGCGGCGGCCGGCGGCTCCATCGACGACCACCTCCACACCCACGTCGTCCCGCGCTGGGAGGGGGACACGAACTTTATGCCGGTCGTCGGCGACACGAAGGTCATCGTCGAGGCCGTCGAAGACACCTACGACCGGCTGCACCAGGCGTTCGCCGCTCAGGACGGCACCACGCTCGACGACGAGGACGCCGCCGTCCGGGTCGGGGCCCCTCCGAAGGGGCTTTAG
- a CDS encoding DUF7537 family lipoprotein, which translates to MWLRALAVGLALVLAGCTGFTTGGAEEAVTPAPVPTDGLQYPPGVTEDGVVPAALARAHAGSLETTSYTLTTRQTLRDRDGDLVRRVTHVRRVRPGAVRYAGRFRQNVSQYRAGFATSAVTYWANESTVATRYRNERGEVTLLRWAAGGERFRDLSDRTRLEGELAAMDLTVVDRTDRGGVVLAGARLADRDELVTPLFVHDVTNVSVRMRVAYDGTAVARRVEYDAAFRGERVHVVRTARVTGLGATTVERPDWVANTTESERV; encoded by the coding sequence ATGTGGCTCCGCGCGCTCGCCGTCGGCCTCGCGCTGGTGCTGGCCGGCTGTACGGGGTTCACCACCGGCGGTGCCGAGGAGGCGGTCACGCCGGCTCCCGTCCCGACGGACGGGCTCCAGTACCCGCCCGGCGTGACCGAGGACGGCGTCGTTCCCGCCGCGCTCGCGAGGGCACACGCCGGCTCCCTCGAGACGACGAGCTACACGCTGACCACGCGACAGACGCTCCGGGACCGCGACGGCGACCTGGTGCGGCGCGTGACGCACGTGCGGCGCGTGCGGCCCGGCGCGGTCCGGTACGCCGGGCGGTTCCGACAGAACGTGAGCCAGTACCGGGCGGGGTTCGCGACGAGCGCCGTGACCTACTGGGCCAACGAGTCCACCGTCGCGACCCGCTACCGGAACGAGCGCGGCGAGGTGACGCTGCTTCGCTGGGCGGCCGGGGGAGAGCGCTTCCGCGACCTGTCCGACCGGACGCGGCTGGAGGGTGAACTGGCCGCGATGGACCTGACCGTCGTCGACCGGACCGACCGCGGCGGCGTCGTCCTCGCGGGGGCGCGGCTGGCCGACCGCGACGAGCTGGTCACGCCGCTGTTCGTCCACGACGTGACGAACGTCTCGGTCCGGATGCGGGTCGCCTACGACGGGACCGCGGTCGCCCGCCGCGTCGAGTACGACGCCGCCTTCCGCGGCGAGCGGGTCCACGTCGTCCGGACGGCCCGCGTGACCGGGCTCGGGGCGACGACCGTCGAGCGGCCGGACTGGGTCGCCAACACGACCGAGAGCGAGCGCGTGTAG
- a CDS encoding YbhB/YbcL family Raf kinase inhibitor-like protein, which yields MRRRRLLATVGTALGATAGCVTGGESQPLTVAGPGEDGRLPARHTCDGAGASPAFAVERAPDPTAALAVVAESNRDAIIEPVLWTLWNVPADRAEIPAGLPRVAVLDALDGARQGVAPDGEHGYAAPCPPADTTQSYRFQVYALETTLDLPTDVANDDALEAINGATLASQRFVLDYRRPE from the coding sequence ATGCGACGCCGACGCCTGCTGGCGACGGTGGGGACCGCCCTCGGTGCGACCGCCGGCTGTGTCACCGGCGGCGAGAGCCAGCCGCTGACGGTCGCCGGCCCGGGCGAGGACGGGCGTCTGCCGGCTCGTCACACCTGTGACGGTGCCGGAGCGTCCCCGGCGTTCGCCGTCGAGCGCGCCCCGGACCCGACCGCGGCGCTGGCCGTCGTCGCGGAGTCGAACCGCGACGCCATCATCGAGCCCGTGCTGTGGACGCTGTGGAACGTGCCGGCCGACCGCGCCGAGATCCCGGCCGGCCTGCCGCGCGTGGCGGTCCTCGACGCGCTCGACGGCGCACGGCAGGGGGTGGCACCCGACGGCGAGCACGGGTACGCGGCCCCCTGTCCGCCGGCGGACACGACCCAGAGCTACCGGTTCCAGGTGTACGCGCTGGAGACGACGCTCGACCTCCCGACGGACGTCGCGAACGACGACGCGCTGGAGGCGATCAACGGGGCGACCCTCGCCAGCCAGCGGTTCGTCCTCGACTACCGGCGGCCCGAGTGA
- the icd gene encoding isocitrate dehydrogenase (NADP(+)), whose protein sequence is MGYDYEQVEVPDEGQRIEVTDDDQLDVPETPIIPIIHGDGIGTDVGPAAQKVLEAAANATGRDIAWMRVFAGESAREKYDENLPDDTVEAIKEFNVAIKGPLTTPVGAGFRSLNVALRQKLDLYANVRPTYHLDGVPSPVSDPEEMDMVFFRENTEDVYAGIEWEAGTDEVQEVKEFVEEDMGFDETMHDGPLGIGVKPISEYGTKRLVREAIDYALEEDKDSVTLVHKGNIMKFTEGAFRDWGYEVAEEEYDDGVITEDELWEEYDGEAPEDTLVVNDRIADNMLQQLLTRTDEYDVIATMNLNGDYMSDAAGAQIGGLGIAPGANFGEARCLAEPVHGSAPKYAGEDKVNPTAMILSGRLMLEYMGWKDAGKLVRDAVEETIASGDVTYDLERQIEGGNKLATSEFADKVVENIEKLA, encoded by the coding sequence ATGGGCTACGACTACGAGCAAGTGGAGGTGCCCGACGAGGGCCAGCGAATCGAAGTCACCGACGACGACCAGCTCGACGTCCCCGAGACACCCATCATCCCCATCATCCACGGGGACGGCATCGGGACCGACGTCGGCCCGGCCGCCCAGAAGGTGCTGGAGGCCGCCGCCAACGCCACCGGCCGGGACATCGCCTGGATGCGGGTCTTCGCCGGCGAGTCCGCCCGCGAGAAGTACGACGAGAACCTCCCCGACGACACCGTCGAGGCCATCAAGGAGTTCAACGTCGCCATCAAGGGCCCGCTGACGACGCCGGTCGGTGCCGGCTTCCGCTCGCTGAACGTCGCGCTCCGGCAGAAGCTCGACCTCTACGCGAACGTCCGTCCGACCTACCACCTCGACGGCGTCCCCTCGCCCGTCTCCGACCCCGAGGAGATGGACATGGTCTTCTTCCGCGAGAACACGGAGGACGTCTACGCCGGCATCGAGTGGGAGGCCGGTACCGACGAGGTCCAGGAGGTCAAGGAGTTCGTCGAGGAGGACATGGGCTTCGACGAGACGATGCACGACGGCCCGCTGGGCATCGGCGTCAAGCCGATCTCCGAGTACGGCACCAAGCGGCTCGTGCGTGAGGCCATCGACTACGCCCTCGAGGAGGACAAGGACAGCGTCACGCTGGTCCACAAGGGCAACATCATGAAGTTCACCGAGGGTGCCTTCCGGGACTGGGGCTACGAGGTCGCCGAGGAGGAGTACGACGACGGCGTCATCACCGAGGACGAACTGTGGGAGGAGTACGACGGCGAGGCCCCCGAGGACACGCTCGTCGTCAACGACCGCATCGCGGACAACATGCTCCAGCAGCTCCTGACCCGCACCGACGAGTACGACGTCATCGCGACGATGAACCTCAACGGGGACTACATGTCCGACGCCGCCGGCGCACAGATCGGCGGGCTCGGCATCGCTCCCGGGGCGAACTTCGGTGAGGCCCGCTGTCTCGCCGAGCCGGTCCACGGCTCCGCCCCGAAGTACGCCGGCGAGGACAAGGTCAACCCCACCGCGATGATCCTCTCGGGCCGCCTGATGCTCGAGTACATGGGCTGGAAGGACGCCGGCAAGCTCGTCCGCGACGCCGTCGAGGAGACCATCGCCAGCGGCGACGTCACCTACGACCTCGAACGGCAGATCGAGGGCGGCAACAAGCTCGCCACCTCGGAGTTCGCCGACAAGGTCGTCGAGAATATCGAGAAGCTGGCCTGA
- the map gene encoding type II methionyl aminopeptidase, producing the protein MSDVDFESEQYEKCREAGEILAEVRDEAAERVEVGASHLEVAEWAEEKIRELGGEPAFPVNISIDEEAAHATPERDDDSTFGEEMVNLDIGVHVDGWLADTAVTVDLSGHDDLAAASAEALDAALDVAGPGVDVGEIGAAVEEVIDGYGYNPVVNLTGHGLGHWEQHTAPNIPNREVSQGATLEPGDVVAIEPFATDGRGKVQEGADEEIFALEREGTVRDRTARQVLEQITEEFKTLPFAARWLDSPRSGMALRRLKQQDIVHGYPVLKEEDGALVSQKEHTVIVTEDGVEVTTRSR; encoded by the coding sequence ATGAGCGACGTGGACTTCGAGTCCGAGCAGTACGAGAAGTGCCGCGAGGCCGGCGAGATCCTCGCGGAGGTCCGCGACGAGGCCGCCGAGCGGGTCGAGGTCGGGGCCTCCCACCTCGAGGTCGCCGAGTGGGCCGAGGAGAAGATCCGCGAGCTGGGCGGCGAGCCCGCGTTCCCGGTCAACATCTCCATCGACGAGGAGGCCGCCCACGCGACGCCCGAACGGGACGACGACAGCACCTTCGGCGAGGAGATGGTCAACTTAGACATCGGGGTCCACGTCGACGGCTGGCTGGCCGACACCGCCGTCACCGTCGACCTCTCGGGCCACGACGACCTCGCCGCGGCCTCCGCCGAGGCGCTGGACGCCGCCCTGGATGTCGCGGGGCCGGGCGTCGACGTCGGCGAGATCGGCGCGGCCGTCGAGGAGGTCATCGACGGCTACGGCTACAACCCCGTCGTCAACCTCACCGGCCACGGGCTGGGCCACTGGGAGCAACACACCGCGCCGAACATCCCGAACCGCGAGGTCTCCCAGGGCGCGACGCTGGAACCCGGCGACGTGGTGGCGATCGAGCCGTTCGCCACCGACGGTCGGGGGAAAGTCCAGGAGGGGGCCGACGAGGAGATCTTCGCGCTCGAACGGGAGGGAACCGTCCGGGACCGAACCGCCCGGCAGGTCCTCGAACAGATCACCGAGGAGTTCAAGACGCTGCCCTTCGCCGCCCGCTGGCTCGACTCCCCGCGGTCGGGGATGGCGCTGCGCCGCCTGAAACAGCAGGACATCGTCCACGGCTACCCCGTCCTGAAAGAGGAGGACGGCGCGCTGGTCAGTCAGAAGGAACACACCGTCATCGTGACCGAGGACGGCGTCGAAGTGACGACGCGGTCGCGGTAG
- a CDS encoding tRNA (N(6)-L-threonylcarbamoyladenosine(37)-C(2))-methylthiotransferase yields the protein MARYHIETYGCTSNRGETQQIEQALREGGHHPADGPESADVAILNTCTVLEKTERNMLQRAKELDEETPADLVVTGCMALAQGEEFRDADVDAEILHWDDVPQHVLNGECPTVTPDTETVLNGVVGILPIARGCMSDCSYCITKQATGRIDSPSVAENVEKARALVHAGAKEIRITGQDTGVYGWDRNRGESLLPELLDRICSEIDGEFRVRVGMANPKGLHGVREELARVFAEHEELYDFIHAPVQSGSDDVLADMRRQHAVAEYREVVAAFDEALDYWTLSTDFIVGFPTETEADHEASMALLRETRPEKINVTRFSKRPGTDAAEMKGLGGQTKKDRSKAMTELKMAVTGEAYESMIGRESEVLLVEDGTDESLVGYDEAYRQVVIADAEERGLEVGDFVDVEITGHNTVYAFGEPVERARLAD from the coding sequence ATGGCCCGCTACCACATCGAGACGTACGGGTGCACCTCCAACAGGGGTGAGACCCAGCAGATCGAGCAGGCGCTCCGGGAGGGGGGCCACCACCCCGCCGACGGCCCCGAATCGGCGGACGTGGCCATCCTCAACACCTGCACGGTGCTGGAGAAGACCGAGCGCAACATGCTCCAGCGGGCCAAAGAGTTAGACGAGGAGACGCCGGCCGACCTCGTCGTCACGGGCTGTATGGCGCTGGCCCAGGGCGAGGAGTTCCGGGACGCCGACGTCGACGCCGAGATCCTCCACTGGGACGACGTGCCACAGCACGTCCTCAACGGCGAGTGCCCGACCGTGACGCCGGACACCGAGACCGTCCTGAACGGCGTCGTCGGCATCCTCCCCATCGCCAGGGGCTGTATGTCCGACTGCTCGTACTGCATCACGAAGCAGGCGACCGGCCGCATCGACTCCCCCTCGGTCGCGGAGAACGTCGAGAAGGCCCGGGCGCTGGTCCACGCGGGTGCGAAGGAGATACGCATCACCGGCCAGGACACCGGCGTCTACGGCTGGGACCGCAATCGCGGCGAGAGCCTGCTGCCCGAGCTACTGGACCGCATCTGCTCGGAGATCGACGGCGAGTTCCGGGTCCGCGTCGGGATGGCGAACCCGAAGGGCCTGCACGGCGTCCGCGAGGAGCTGGCGCGGGTCTTCGCCGAGCACGAGGAGCTGTACGACTTCATCCACGCGCCGGTCCAATCGGGCTCCGACGACGTGCTCGCGGACATGCGCCGCCAGCACGCCGTCGCGGAGTACCGCGAGGTGGTCGCGGCCTTCGACGAGGCGCTGGACTACTGGACGCTGTCGACGGACTTCATCGTCGGGTTCCCGACCGAGACCGAGGCCGACCACGAGGCCTCGATGGCGCTGCTGCGGGAGACCCGCCCCGAGAAGATCAACGTCACGCGGTTCTCGAAGCGGCCCGGCACCGACGCCGCCGAGATGAAGGGGCTGGGCGGGCAGACGAAGAAGGACCGCTCGAAGGCGATGACGGAGCTGAAGATGGCGGTGACGGGCGAGGCCTACGAGTCGATGATCGGCCGCGAGTCCGAGGTGCTGCTCGTCGAGGACGGCACCGACGAGTCGCTGGTGGGCTACGACGAGGCCTACCGGCAGGTCGTGATCGCCGACGCCGAGGAGCGCGGCCTCGAAGTCGGCGACTTCGTCGACGTCGAGATCACCGGCCACAACACCGTCTACGCGTTCGGCGAACCCGTCGAGCGGGCGCGGCTGGCGGACTGA
- a CDS encoding cation diffusion facilitator family transporter — protein sequence MSRRGTLRRVGLLVLGVNLVLAVLKGAVWWTTGSLAVQSEAVNSAADTAYSLVVVAGLYLTTRPPDFEHPHGHERIEPFVSLFVAAGIFVAGGAVLWNAGTALLSGDVAVTRGPTAAAVLVLSGTVKYGLYRYVRRVGRERNSPALIATAVDNRNDILTAGAALVGVAGASLGFPLADPLAAMVVAVGILYTGVEVVRDNVAYLVGAAPPAELRREILRRALDHPQVEGAHDVIAHYVGPEIDVSLHIEVEGDLTLQEAHDIETAVIERIRDLPEVDDVFVHVDPKEIGEWKDDDEVERLADLE from the coding sequence ATGTCGCGCCGCGGCACGCTCCGTCGGGTCGGCCTGCTCGTGCTCGGGGTGAACCTCGTGCTGGCAGTCCTGAAGGGGGCCGTCTGGTGGACGACCGGGAGCCTCGCTGTCCAGTCCGAGGCGGTCAACAGCGCCGCCGACACCGCCTACTCGCTGGTCGTCGTGGCCGGCCTCTACCTCACCACGCGGCCGCCGGACTTCGAGCACCCCCACGGCCACGAGCGCATCGAGCCGTTCGTCTCGCTGTTCGTCGCCGCGGGGATCTTCGTGGCCGGCGGGGCCGTGCTCTGGAACGCCGGGACCGCACTGCTGTCCGGGGACGTCGCGGTCACCCGGGGACCGACGGCGGCCGCCGTCCTCGTCCTCTCGGGGACGGTGAAGTACGGGCTCTACCGGTACGTCCGCCGCGTGGGCCGGGAGCGCAACTCCCCCGCGCTGATCGCGACGGCCGTCGACAACCGCAACGACATCCTCACCGCCGGCGCGGCGCTGGTCGGGGTCGCCGGCGCGTCGCTTGGGTTCCCGCTTGCCGACCCGCTGGCGGCGATGGTCGTGGCCGTCGGCATCCTCTACACCGGCGTCGAGGTGGTCCGGGACAACGTCGCCTACCTCGTCGGGGCCGCACCGCCCGCGGAGCTGCGCAGGGAGATCCTCCGCCGCGCGCTCGACCACCCGCAGGTCGAGGGCGCACACGACGTCATCGCCCACTACGTCGGCCCGGAGATCGACGTGAGCCTCCACATCGAGGTCGAGGGGGACCTGACGCTGCAGGAGGCCCACGACATCGAGACGGCGGTCATCGAGCGCATCCGGGACCTCCCCGAGGTCGACGACGTGTTCGTCCACGTCGACCCCAAAGAGATCGGGGAGTGGAAGGACGACGACGAGGTCGAGCGGCTGGCGGACTTAGAGTAG